Genomic window (Leptotrichia sp. oral taxon 212):
TGTACGCCCTTCCGCTTATAATTCTTATGCTTTCTGATGCCTTTGCGGCTCTTATAGGGGAATTTTACAGCAAGTATAAATTTAATACGGGATTTGGAACGAAGTCGATAGAAGGCTCGGTAACATTCTTTCTGACAACATACTTCATATGTATAAACTTCTTTTTGTTTTTCAGTGATATCGGAAGTATAAACATCGTACTTGTTTCTCTTCTATTAAGTATCCTTACAATGATTCTTGAAGTTATTTCATGGAACGGACTGGATAATCTTTTTGTACCATTCTTTGTATATATGTTCTTGAGGCTAAACCTTTATCTTACAGAAAAGGAGCTTATGTATAAATTCTGGGTGATAGTGATACTTTTTGTCATTATAATATTAAACAGGAAAAAGACAACCCTCACAAGAACTGCACAGACTGCAAGCCTATTTTTCCTATACATAATTATGATAATGGGAGGAATAAGATGGCTGATACCGCCTCTTACCATGTATCTGGGATACTATCATTTTACACCTAAGGTTGAAGGTCAGATTAAGGATTCGCTTAAAGGTCTTCTGACAATTGCCTTTACTACATCTATATGGCTTGTATTGAGTATAGTTATGGATAAGGATAAATTATTTTTAATTTATATATTTTCTTTTTCGTTACACTTTGGAATTATAAATTTAATAAGAGATAATGCAGGAAATGTAAACAGGGAAGCCTTCAGGATGAATTTTTTGCTGGGGAGTATTGGAAAAGCTCTACTTTTCTTCGTAATAAATTATATTATTTTATCTGAAAGCCTGGATTTGAAAATGCTGGTAGGAATAATAGTCCTAATAATTGGAGGAATATTTATATATGAAACTGTTATGAAAATATATTATATAATTGAAAAGGAGAAGGAACTTAGCGGAGAAACAAAAGTATTTATAACTTCCGGAATAGTTTTCTGCTGTTCATTGCTATTGCTTGGAATAGGAATGCTTTAAATATAGGAAATCTAAAAAAATACAAAGTAAAATTTGCTGTAAAAACTTTGAAAAGAAAGAAAAAATGATAAATAAAATTTAAAAAGGATTTACAATAATTTTAACAGAAAGCGGCTGATGAATTATGAAAACAAAAAGGTATAAAGAAATTCAGAAATACGTTATGGAAAATAATATTTCTCAGGAAGAATCACAGAAAATAATGATAGAACGACCATCGGAAATAGTTATTTTCAACGATGAAAATAACAATATAGGAGGCAGTTTACATTTATGGCATAATCGTCCAGATTATAAGGGAAGAAGGACATCATATATAGGAAATGTAAATATACATGAAAAATACAGAAAAGATGAAGAGCAGCTTTTTAATAAAATATTTGAAGAACTTAAAAAAGAAGGAATAGAAACAATAATAGGACCTTTAAATGGAACTACATGGAATACATATAGATATGTAACTGAAAAAGGAAGTAGAAGGCAGTTTCTACTGGAGCCGTGGAATGAGGACTATTCTGTGTCACTGTTTGAAAAACTGGGGTTTAAACCTTTGGCAGGATATATTTCTACAGTAATGGAAGGTATGGATTCTGATGGACGAAGAAATCTGAATAAAAAAATAGAAAAGCTGAAGAAATTTGACTATTATAAGGATATAAAGGTTGAGTCAGCTGAAAATAAAGATATAATGACAGTTCTAAATAAGGTTTATGATCTGACCGTGGAAGCCTTTAAAAATAATTTTTTGTATTCTAAACTGGAAAAGGAAATATTTTTAAAGATGTACTTGAGCTATGAAGATAAAATTATAAAAAAATTTTTTAAAATGCTATATTTTAAAGATGAACTGATTGGTTATGTATTTGGAATACCTAATTATACTGAACTTGGATATAAAGGGAAAATAGATACCATTATTCTTAAAACAATAGCCGTTTCTCCAGAATATAATGGAAAAGGAATGGGGTATATTCTTATAAATTCTCTTATTGAAGAGGCGGAAAAAGAAGGATATGAAAATGTCATATACGCATTAATGCACGAAAGCAATGTATCTAAAAATATAGGTCTATTGTTAGGAAATATGTTAAGAAGATATACCTTATTTATAAAGGAATTATAAAAATATCAGAATTTTTGAAAGGTGAGATATGACAATAATCAGTAAAATAAAAGAACTGAGAGAGAAATATCCTGAAAAGGCAGCACTTATAGATGTAAAGACAGGTAGCAGGGTTACATTTAGTCAGATTGATGATAAATCTGACAGGATATGTATTTATTTAAAAGAGAAAAAATTTGGGAAAGGTGATAAAATAGTAGTTTTTGTTCCTATCGGAATAGAATTTTATCTTATCCTGATGGCCATATTTAAAATGGGATTACAGGCTGTATTTATTGACCCATATGCAGGTCTAGACCATATAAACAGATGCTGTGAGATGATTTCTCCTGAAGGAATAATTGGAAGTGGAAAAACACTTCTGAAAGGATTTTTCCTAAAAGGAATAAGAAAAATTGATAAAAAAATTAATTATATGAAAATGATAAAAGAAACTGAAAAAATAACTTCAATAAATAATTTAGAATTTAAGGAAATAAATGAAAATACTCCTGCACTTATAAGTTTTACGAGCGGAAGTACAGGATTTCCTAAAATTATAATGAGAACACATGGGTTTTTATTAGGTCAGCATAATGTACTTGAAAGAAATTTAAAATTTAGGGAAGAAACAGCGGTGTATTCCTCATTTCCAATATTTCTCCTTTCCCATATGGCAACAGGAGCAACTGTATTTATTCCTGACATAAACTGGCAGAAACCTTCGAAATCAAAATTTCAGGATATTGTACAGTGTATAAGGAAAAATAATATAGAAAATATTATTCTTCCTCCTGTAATTTTTGAAAATATTACCGAGTGCTGTAAAAAAGATGGGATACAGTTGAATAATGTTCAGACAGTCTACACAGGGGGAGCACCTGTCTTTCCAAGGCTTATGGAGAAAATTAGAAAAATATTTATAAATGCAGAGATCAACGCATTATACGGAGCCTCAGAAGCAGAACCAATATCAAGGCTGAATTTTGAAGATATAACAGAAGATGATATAAAAAATATGAAAAATGGAGATGGACTTCTTGCAGGAAACATTGTTGGCGGATTGGAACTTAAAATAGAAAAAATACAGGAAAAGGAAGCAGATAGAAATTTTGCAGAAGAAAATAACAATGTAGAAATTAATTCAGAAGTTAGAGGAGAAATACTTGTAAAAGGTGAAAATGTAGTAAACGGATATTTAAACGTTCAAAAAAATCCTGATGAAAAATGGCATAGAACAGGAGATATGGGGTATATTAACAGTAATGGACAGTTAGTATTGCTAGGAAGAGTTAAAGGGAGAATACAGCTTGGGGAAAAAATTTATTATCCTTTTGCGGTGGAAACTGCATTTTCCTTTTGTAAAATTCTAAAAAAGTCAGTGCTGACTTCAAAAAATGGAAAACTGTATCTTCTTGTTGAAAGAAATCCCGAATATAAAGGAAATTTATCTGAAAACAGTGAAATTATAGGACTGAAGAAAAAATTTGAAATATTTAAAATAATTGAAACTGAAATTCCTATGGACAAAAGACATAACAGCAAGACAGACTATAAAAAACTTGAAGAGATAGTTGAAAAACTTTAAAAATTTAAACTTAGAAAGGAAATTTTATGAAAACAGAAGCAAAAGAATTAATTCAGGAGGGGTTAAAATTATTTTCATTATATGACAGAAGAGCTTTGAAAAGATTTTATCTTTCAGCGGAAAAGAGTGAGGCAGACTTGTCATATCTTGATGAAAAGTATCAGACTCATATGCGTTCTAAAGCAAGAGGACTGTTTTTTGATTTTTTAGGGGGAATCATAGAAGGCATTGCAAGTTCAGGAAGTCCGTTTAGTCATTCTTTGGATAGAGCGATAACCATTGAAAAGCGTGAACAATATAATGAAAAGAAATTAATACTAAGGTATAAAATTAAAGATTTTATTGAAAGTACACCAATAGACAGTAATACAGGATATTTACTTTCCATGATTGACTTTTATTGTCAGTAAAATCTATTTATATATAATATTGTAAGAGGAGAAATAAATGAACCGAAGTAATATAAATTCAAAAAAATCAATAATCCAAAATATAAAAAACTTTAAAATATATCTGAATGAACGGTTTCCATTAGGAAAAAACTCTTTTTTCGTATTGATTTTTACTTTGTCAGGATATATTTACGCAGGGTTATTATATAATTCAAAAATTATAAAGTCAATTTTGTCAAAAGAAGTCAATAGAGTGCCACTGCTCTGGGGTAAAGAAATTGATAAAATACCGATAATCTGGTATAAATTATTTCCTTTATTTATCATAATATTCATGATTTTCTTTCAGCTGAGAATTACAGATGAATTTAAGGATTATGAAGAAGATTTAAAATATAGGCCTTACAGACCTGTTCAAAGAGGAATAATTTCCTTAAAAGCATTGGGAAAAATTGGAATTGCAACTATTATAATACAAATAATTCTTGCACACGTTATAAATTCTAAACTAATTTATTTCATGCTATTGGTGTGGATTTATATGTTTTTAATGACAAAGGAATTCTTTATAAAGAACTGGCTAACAGAAAGAATTTTAATCTATGCCCTTTCCCATGTTGTAATAATGATATTTATTACCCTTGTTATTTTAAAAGGAACAGGATATATTTTGGAGTCTCATTTTTTAGAAAGTTTGTACTTATCGCTAGAAAGATACGAAAAAAATATTTTTATAGGACTAATTCCTCTTTTTGCATTAAATTATTTAAACGGAATTGTTCTGGAAATTGGAAGAAAAACTAGAAGAGCTAATGAAGAAGAGTATGGAGTACAGACATACAGTAAACTGTGGGGAAGAAAAAAAGCAGTATTTATATTATGTATTCTTTATGCAATTGAATATATTCTTGTTCTACTAGGGCTCTCTAATATGTATAAGGAGTTTTTCATGACAGGTACACTGATATTAACTATAACATTAGTAATATCAATATACTTCATGATAAAATTTTTAAAGAAAGATTTAACAGGAAAAATACCTGAAAATATATCTGGAATATGGATATTGATATCCAGTATGAATATGGGACTGATTCAATATGCAGTTTTTTATATATTAAGTCTATTGAAAAGTTAGCTAATTTATGATATACTCAACTTGTGAATAAAATATATTAATTAACTTAATATATCAAAAATTTTAGGAGGTAATAGTAATATGGCAGTTAAAGTAGCAATTAATGGATTTGGAAGAATAGGAAGATTGGCATTAAGATTAATGGCAAATGATCCGGAATTTGATGTAGTTGCAATTAATGATTTAACAGATGCAGCAATGTTAGCACACCTGTTTAAATATGACACAGCACAAGGAAGATTTAATGGGGAAATCGAAGTTAAAGAAAACGCTTTCGTAGTAAATGGAAAAGAAATCAAAACTTTTGCAGATGCAGACCCAGAAAACTTACCATGGGGGCAATTAGGAGTAGATGTAGTTCTTGAATGTACAGGATTCTTTACTTCTAAAGAAAAAGCTGAAAAACATATTAAAGCAGGAGCTAAAAAAGTAGTTATATCAGCACCTGGATCAGGAGATATGAAAACAGTAGTATTCAATGTAAACAATGAAATTCTTGATGGAACAGAAACTGTACTTTCAGCAGCTTCTTGTACAACTAACTGTTTAGCACCTATGGCTAAAGTTTTACAAGATAAATTTGGAATTGAAGCAGGATCTATGACAACTATCCATGCTTATACAGGAGATCAAAATACATTAGATGCACCTCATAGAAAAGGTGATTTCAGAAGAGCAAGAGCAGCGGCTGTAAATATAGTTCCTAACACAACTGGAGCAGCAAAAGCTATCGGATTAGTAATTCCTGAATTAGCAGGAAAACTCGACGGAGCAGCTCAAAGAGTACCAGTTCCTACAGGATCATTAACTGAATTAATATCAGTTTTAAGCAAAAAAGTTACTAAAGAAGAAATCAATGCAGCTATGAAAGAAGCTTCAAATGAATCATTCGGATATACTGAAGAGCCACTAGTATCTTCTGACATAGTTGGAATTCACTATGGATCATTGTTTGATGCAACTCAGACAAAAGTAATCGAAAGTGGAGACAAACAATTAGTTAAAACAGTTTCATGGTATGACAATGAAATGTCTTACACAGCTCAATTAGTAAGAACATTGAAGTACTTTGTTGAACTTGCAAAATAGTAAATAAAAATTATTAAAATATAAAGTGGCTGTTCTGAGGAATATCGGGACAGCTATTTATTCTTATATATTCATATTAAAATAATAAAAAAAGAATTTAGTGTGAATTCAGAACAAACACTCACCCCAAAAGGAAAGTTTAAAATTATTTAACAATGCTCCTTATCAGTATAATAAGGGTATTCAAAGGATTGACATTGTTATTTCAAAAAAATAAAGTAAAAAAGGTATTGACAAAGGAGTATAATATTTGATAGAATAATTTTTGTCAACTGCGGGAGTGGTTGGCGGGGACAATGGGAGACAAATAAGAGGAAGAAAAAAAATAAGACGGGAAGAAGCATCGGATAGGATATAAAGATAATAAACTAAGGTGAAGAGAAATAGTTGAATGAAGAGTTTGATCCTGGCTCAGGATGAACGCTGACAGAATGCTTAACACATGCAAGTCGATGGGGAAGTGGTGCTTGCACCATGGTAACCATGGCGGACGGGTGAGTAACGCGTAAGGGACTTACCTGCAGGACTGGGATAACAGGGGGAAACTCCTGACAAGACCGGATAATGTCATGGAGCTGCATGGCTTTATGATGAAAGGAGACGCCTGCGGAGAGCCTTGCGTCCTATTAGCTAGTTGGTGAGGTAAGGGCTCACCAAGGCGAAGATAGGTAGCCGGCCTGAGAGGGTGGACGGCCACAAGGGGACTGAGATACGGCCCTTACTCCTACGGGAGGCAGCAGTGGGGAATATTGGACAATGGGGGCAACCCTGATCCAGCAATTCTGTGTGCACGAAGAAGGTTTTCGGATTGTAAAGTGCTTTCAGCAGGGAAGAAGGAAGTGACGGTACCTGCAGAAGAAGCGACGGCTAAATACGTGCCAGCAGCCGCGGTAATACGTATGTCGCGAGCGTTATCCGGAATTATTGGGCATAAAGGGCATCTAGGCGGCCTGACAAGTCAGGGGTGAAAACCTGCGGCTCAACCGCAGGCCTGCCTTTGAAACTGTGAGGCTGGAGTACCGGAGAGGTGGACGGAACTGCACGAGTAGAGGTGAAATTCGTAGATATGTGCAGGAATGCCGATGATGAAGATAGTTCACTGGACGGTAACTGACGCTGAAGTGCGAAAGCCGGGGGAGCAAACAGGATTAGATACCCTGGTAGTCCCGGCTGTAAACGATGATTACTGGGTGTGGGCAGGAAGACTGTCTGTGCCGAAGCAAATGCGATAAGTAATCCGCCTGGGGAGTACGGCCGCAAGGCTGAAACTCAAAGGAATTGACGGGGACCCGCACAAGCGGTGGAGCATGTGGTTTAATTCGACGCAACGCGAGGAACCTTACCAGATCTTGACATCCCGCGAATGCCCGTGAAGACGGGCAGTGCCTTCGGGAACGCGGAGACAGGTGGTGCATGGCTGTCGACAGCTCGTGTCGTGAGATGTTGGGTTAAGTCCCGCAACGAGCGCAACCCCTGTTGCTAGTTACCATCATTAAGTTGGGGACTCTAGCAAGACTGCCTGCGAAGAGCAGGAGGAAGGTGGGGATGACGTCAAGTCATCATGCCCCTTATGATCTGGGCTACACACGTGCTACAATGGGCTGTACAGAGAGGAGCGAGGCGGTGACGCGGAGCGAATCTTTAAAGCAGTTCGAAGTTCGGATTGAAGTCTGCAACTCGACTTCATGAAGTTGGAATCGCTAGTAATCGCGGATCAGCAATGCCGCGGTGAATACGTTCTCGGGTCTTGTACACACCGCCCGTCACACCACGAGAGTTGTCTGCACCTGAAGTTACTGGTCTAACATATGAGGAAGGTACCTAAGGTGTGGATAGTGATTGGGGTGAAGTCGTAACAAGGTATCCGTACCGGAAGGTGCGGATGGATCACCTCCTTTCTAGGGAGAAGAATGATGCTTGTCTTATACTTCCTCTGTAATGTCTTATGTTTAAGGGCGTGTAGCTCAGGTGGTTAGAGCACTGTGCTGATAACGCAGGGGTCACTGGTTCGAGTCCAGTCATGCCCACCATGAACTGAATGAAGACGAAGAATCTGTATGGGGATATAGCTCAGTTGGGAGAGCGCTGCCCTTGCAAGGCAGAGGTCAGCGGTTCGAACCCGCTTATCTCCACCAAGAAAAGAAGGACAATGGGAAATGAATAGTAGGTAAAAGAGTAACAACTGAAGGAAACTTAAGTTTAGAGAAGAGAAGCTGGGAAAGGGCACACGGAGGATGCCTAGGCGGCGGGAGCCGAAGAAGGACGTGCTAAGCTGCGAAAAGCCCGGGGGAGGTGCACAGGACCTGTGATACCGGGATATCCGAATGGGAGAACCTGCATACCTGGAGGGTATGCGCGAGAGAGGTAAGCCGGCGAACTGAAACATCTAAGTAGCCGGAGGAAAAGAAAGTAAAGACGATTCCCTGAGTAGCGGCGAGCGAACGGGGAGGAGCCTAAACCGTAGATGTGTGAAAGCTGGCGGCGTTGCATCTGCGGGGTAGAGGGAACATGCTGGGCTGAAGCCATAAGGCCAAGTGTATCATGACGTAAGCGGAACGCGGCTGGAAAGCCGGACCGTAGGAGGTGAGAGTCCTGTAGAGCGTAAAGTGATGATATGCCGTATGTAATCCCGAGTAGCATCGGACACGAGGAATCCGGTGTGAATCAGCGTGGACCATATCACGTAAGGCTAAATACTTCCGCCGACCGATAGAGGAGAGTACCGTGAGGGAAAGGTGAAAAGAACCCTGAGCAAGGGAGTGAAAAAGAATTTGAAACCGTGTGCTTACAAGCGGTAGGAGCGCGAAAGCGTGACTGCGTGGATTTTGGTTAATCATCCTGCGAGTTATGATGTGTGGCGAGGTTAAGTAAAAGCGGAGCCGAAGGGAAACCGAGTCTTAATAGGGCGACGAGTCGCATGTCATAGACGCGAAACCTAGTGATCTAGGCCTGTCCAGGCTGAAGCTGAGGTAAGACTCAGTGGAGGGCCGAACTCACCGCCGTTGAAAAGTTGGGAGATGAGGCAGGTTTAGGGGTGAAAAGCCAATCGAACTAGGAGATAGCTCGTTCTCTCCGAAATGCATTTAGGTGCAGCCTTAGTTGAAGATATGCGGGGGTAGAGCACTGTATGGCCTAGGGGGCGTATAGCTTACCGAAGTCAAGCAAACTTCGAATACCGTATATTGTTAACTGGGAGTGAGTCTATGGATGACAAGGTCCGTGGACGAGAGGGGAACAGCCCAGACCGCCGGCTAAGGTCCCAAATCATGTCTAAGTGGGAAAGGAGGTGGATATTCACAGACAACCAGGAGGTTGGCTTAGAAGCAGCCATACCTTGAAAGAGTGCGTAATAGCTCACTGGTCGAGAGTATCTGCGCCGAAGATATAACGGGGCTAAGACATGAACCGAAGCCGCGGAATTAGTTTATGCTAATTGGTAGGAGAGCGTTCTGTAGGCCGTAGAAGGGGTGTTGTAAGACATTCTGGAGGTATCAGAAGTGAGAATGCAGGAATGAGTAGCGAGAAGGAGGGCGAGAATCCCTCCGGCCGGAAGTCCAAGGTTTCCAGGGGAAGGTTTGTCCGCCCTGGGGGAGTCGGGACCTAAGCATAAGCAGAGCTGCGAAGGCGAATGGAAAACAGGTTAATATTCCTGTACCGCTGTGTACTGTCTGAGAGATGGAGTGACGCAGGAAGGTATGCGGGAAGGCTGACGGAATAGCCTTTCTAAGGGTGAAGCGTGGACATGCAGGCAAATCCGCATGTTTATACGTGAGGCCTGATGGGGAAGTGCCATATGGCATAAGCCGCAGATCCTACACTGCCGGGAAAAACTTCTATTGAGGGAAACAGCGCCCGTACTGTAAACCGACACAGGTGGACAGAGTGAGAAACTTAAGGCCGACAGGACAACTCTGGCTAAGGAACTCTGCAAAATGGCCCCGTAACTTAGGGAGAAGGGGTACCCGTGATACCTGAAGGGAGAGACACCTGAAGGGGAGACGGGTCGCAGTGAAGAGTCCCAAGCAACTGTTTACCAAAAACACAGGTCTATGCTAAGCTGGAAGGCGACGTATATGGGCTGACACCTGCCCAGTGCCGGAAGGTTAAGAGGAGGATTGAGAGATTCGAATTGAAGCCCCGGTGAACGGCGGCCGTAACTATAACGGTCCTAAGGTAGCGAAATTCCTTGTCGGGTAAGTTCCGACCTGCACGAATGGTGAAATGATTTGGGAGCTGTCTTGGCCGGAGACCTGGTGAAGTTGTAATGCCGGTGAAGATACCGGTTACCTGCAGTAGGACGGAAAGACCCCGTGGAGCTTTACTGTAGCCTGGCATTGGGTTCTGGCAATGTGTGTATAGGATAGCTGGGAGGCAATGATGGTATGGCGTCAGCCGTACCGGAGCCGCTGTTGGAATACCAGCCATGCATTGTTGGAATTCTAATCTCAAGAGATGGGAGACAGTGCTAGGTGGGCAGTTTGACTGGGGCGGTCGCCTCCAAAAGAGTAACGGAGGCGTTCAAAGGTTCCCTCAGGCTGGATGGAAATCAGCCGGAGAGTGCAAACGCAAAAGGGAGCTTGACTGCGAGACTGACGGGTCGAGCAGGCACGAAAGTGGGAGTTAGTGATCCGGCGGTGCTGAATGGAAAGGCCGTCGCTCAACGGATAAAAGCTACCCCGGGGATAACAGGCTGATACTTCCCAAGAGTCCATATCGACGGAAGTGTTTGGCACCTCGATGTCGGCTCGTCTCATCCTGGGGCTGGAGAAGGTCCCAAGGGTTGGGCTGTTCGCCCATTAAAGAGGCACGCGAGCTGGGTTCAGAACGTCGTGAGACAGTTCGGTCCCTATCCACTGCAGGCGTCAGAATATTGAAGGGATCTGTCCTTAGTACGAGAGGACCGGGATGGACGGACCACTGATGTACCGGTTGTCACGCCAGTGGCACGGCCGGGTAGTCACGTCCGGAAGGGATAACCGCTGAAAGCATCTAAGCGGGAAGCCCACCCTGAGATGAATGTTCTTTCAAGCATCCGCCGAGAACAGGCGGTGATAGGCCGGGGGTGCAAGCATGGCAACATGTTCAGCTGACCGGTACTAATAATGCGTCAGCTTACTTCAATGCTCTTTTACTTATACTATTTATTTCTCATTGCCCTCTTATATTGAATGGCAATATATATGTTTGGTGATTATGGCGGCAGGGATACACCCGGTTACATTCCGAACCCGGAAGTTAAGTCTGCCAGCGCCCAAGATACTTGGACTTGGTTCAGGGAAAATAGGTCGTCGCCAAACTTTTTTATTGTAATATAATTATAATTGATATTTATTTTTTTCATTAATTTTTTGAGTGGTTTCACTCTTTTTTTATTATTTTCTTTATTTTAGTATTTTTTTTTGATATACTGAATATATGTCTTATAATTTAGCTATAAATTAGCAGAATATAATTTTAAATAATTATTGAATTAGAAATGGGATAATTATGACTTACGATAATTTATATTTAATTAAAATATTTGAAAAAATAAAAGAGTTTTCTTTTAGTTCCAGAAGTCTGGAAAATTCAGAGATGAACTGGAATTATACCGGAACAGGCAAGACAAAGATAGTTTCAAAGATAACTTCGGATAAAAATGAGTTTTATTTTTTTGATAGAATTTTTATTGAAAATAGTTATGTCAAAGATAATAATCTTATTCTTAAAGACAGAAAATTATGGTGTATTAATGGAAACAGCATCGAATTTTATCATTTTAGGAATGGTGTTTATGAGAAAATTTTTAAATTTTTATTTTTTAAAAATAAATTTTTATTAAAAGAAGAATATTTCTGTAATCCAGATATTTATTCCGGAGATATACAGATTTTTGATTATGGTATTTCTTTTTCAATAACAATAAAAGGGAAGAGGAAAAATGAATTAATTGAGTATATCTATTATGTGGATAATTATTAACAGTATTTAAATCAGATATAGTGTTAAGTTTTTTAAATCACATCTGCAAAAAAAGACAGATGTTTTGAATTTTATATTATTATGGGTGTTTTTATGGAAAAAAATAGGTTTATCTTATTTGATAGAGATGGTGTAATTAACATAGAGAAGTCCTATCTTTACAAAATTGAAGATTTTGAATATGAATCGGGTGTCATTGAAGGATTGGAAAAATTGAAGAAATTAGGCTACAGATTCCTTATTATAACAAATCAGGCAGGTATTGCAAGAGGATATTATACAGAAGAGGATTATCTGAAACTGGAAAAATTCATTACTGAAGATTTAAAAAATAAAGGTATAAAAATAGAGAAAACATATTACTGCCCACATCATCCTGAGGGTAAAGAAAATTATGGGATAGAATGTGACTGCAGAAAGCCGAATACAGGAAATTTTTTAAAGGCAATAGAAGAATTTCAAATTGATGTGAAAAAATCTTTTATGGTTGGAGACAGAATAACAGATTTAATTCCTGCTGAAAAATTGGGATTTAAAACAGTGCTGGTTAAAACGGGATATGGTATGAAAAATATTTCTAAACTTG
Coding sequences:
- a CDS encoding AMP-binding protein, whose translation is MTIISKIKELREKYPEKAALIDVKTGSRVTFSQIDDKSDRICIYLKEKKFGKGDKIVVFVPIGIEFYLILMAIFKMGLQAVFIDPYAGLDHINRCCEMISPEGIIGSGKTLLKGFFLKGIRKIDKKINYMKMIKETEKITSINNLEFKEINENTPALISFTSGSTGFPKIIMRTHGFLLGQHNVLERNLKFREETAVYSSFPIFLLSHMATGATVFIPDINWQKPSKSKFQDIVQCIRKNNIENIILPPVIFENITECCKKDGIQLNNVQTVYTGGAPVFPRLMEKIRKIFINAEINALYGASEAEPISRLNFEDITEDDIKNMKNGDGLLAGNIVGGLELKIEKIQEKEADRNFAEENNNVEINSEVRGEILVKGENVVNGYLNVQKNPDEKWHRTGDMGYINSNGQLVLLGRVKGRIQLGEKIYYPFAVETAFSFCKILKKSVLTSKNGKLYLLVERNPEYKGNLSENSEIIGLKKKFEIFKIIETEIPMDKRHNSKTDYKKLEEIVEKL
- a CDS encoding GNAT family N-acetyltransferase, with the protein product MKTKRYKEIQKYVMENNISQEESQKIMIERPSEIVIFNDENNNIGGSLHLWHNRPDYKGRRTSYIGNVNIHEKYRKDEEQLFNKIFEELKKEGIETIIGPLNGTTWNTYRYVTEKGSRRQFLLEPWNEDYSVSLFEKLGFKPLAGYISTVMEGMDSDGRRNLNKKIEKLKKFDYYKDIKVESAENKDIMTVLNKVYDLTVEAFKNNFLYSKLEKEIFLKMYLSYEDKIIKKFFKMLYFKDELIGYVFGIPNYTELGYKGKIDTIILKTIAVSPEYNGKGMGYILINSLIEEAEKEGYENVIYALMHESNVSKNIGLLLGNMLRRYTLFIKEL
- a CDS encoding UbiA family prenyltransferase; protein product: MNRSNINSKKSIIQNIKNFKIYLNERFPLGKNSFFVLIFTLSGYIYAGLLYNSKIIKSILSKEVNRVPLLWGKEIDKIPIIWYKLFPLFIIIFMIFFQLRITDEFKDYEEDLKYRPYRPVQRGIISLKALGKIGIATIIIQIILAHVINSKLIYFMLLVWIYMFLMTKEFFIKNWLTERILIYALSHVVIMIFITLVILKGTGYILESHFLESLYLSLERYEKNIFIGLIPLFALNYLNGIVLEIGRKTRRANEEEYGVQTYSKLWGRKKAVFILCILYAIEYILVLLGLSNMYKEFFMTGTLILTITLVISIYFMIKFLKKDLTGKIPENISGIWILISSMNMGLIQYAVFYILSLLKS
- the gap gene encoding type I glyceraldehyde-3-phosphate dehydrogenase; this encodes MAVKVAINGFGRIGRLALRLMANDPEFDVVAINDLTDAAMLAHLFKYDTAQGRFNGEIEVKENAFVVNGKEIKTFADADPENLPWGQLGVDVVLECTGFFTSKEKAEKHIKAGAKKVVISAPGSGDMKTVVFNVNNEILDGTETVLSAASCTTNCLAPMAKVLQDKFGIEAGSMTTIHAYTGDQNTLDAPHRKGDFRRARAAAVNIVPNTTGAAKAIGLVIPELAGKLDGAAQRVPVPTGSLTELISVLSKKVTKEEINAAMKEASNESFGYTEEPLVSSDIVGIHYGSLFDATQTKVIESGDKQLVKTVSWYDNEMSYTAQLVRTLKYFVELAK
- a CDS encoding D-glycero-beta-D-manno-heptose 1,7-bisphosphate 7-phosphatase; the encoded protein is MEKNRFILFDRDGVINIEKSYLYKIEDFEYESGVIEGLEKLKKLGYRFLIITNQAGIARGYYTEEDYLKLEKFITEDLKNKGIKIEKTYYCPHHPEGKENYGIECDCRKPNTGNFLKAIEEFQIDVKKSFMVGDRITDLIPAEKLGFKTVLVKTGYGMKNISKLADNGLKSLVVGSISEFGDFLKENGAM
- a CDS encoding diacylglycerol/polyprenol kinase family protein yields the protein MEIVKMIFVLAAFILFFLLLNKLEKSEKLNSEFIRKILHIGSGIGGLSLPFIFERKSSVVILGIVFLVLLVSIRAMKHKVTGFKKVLETKNRKTLGDIYFIMSILGLWLVSSDNKVMYALPLIILMLSDAFAALIGEFYSKYKFNTGFGTKSIEGSVTFFLTTYFICINFFLFFSDIGSINIVLVSLLLSILTMILEVISWNGLDNLFVPFFVYMFLRLNLYLTEKELMYKFWVIVILFVIIILNRKKTTLTRTAQTASLFFLYIIMIMGGIRWLIPPLTMYLGYYHFTPKVEGQIKDSLKGLLTIAFTTSIWLVLSIVMDKDKLFLIYIFSFSLHFGIINLIRDNAGNVNREAFRMNFLLGSIGKALLFFVINYIILSESLDLKMLVGIIVLIIGGIFIYETVMKIYYIIEKEKELSGETKVFITSGIVFCCSLLLLGIGML